The Rhodothermales bacterium sequence GACCATCGTCATCGAACACGGTTGCGACAACCCTTTCGGCTTCTGTGGCAGACAACACCGTGAGTGTGCTGTCTTTGTAGTCATATTGGCGAGTATATGGCGCCGTAATCACAACAAGCGGTACGGCCTCTTCACTCACGTAGAACTCGGTACCCCAACTCTCATGGGCTGGCTGTTCGGCAAGATCCGCTTCCCGGGGCGCAGTCATCTCCGGGCTCCGACGTTCACATCCCGACAGTGTCGCAAACAGAACGGCCGCGAGGATAGCAGATCCCCGCAACGACGCCATGGTATGTTCGGTCCGCTCTAACATGATCTCCTCTCGCCGGGGCAGACGACGGTGACAGCCGTGACCGCATCGTCGTCGGAACGTCCGAGCCATTCGGCGAATTCATCGCAAGCATTCCGGACAACGGACTCGTCCAGACTTGCAGGCGCGTATATACTCGCCGCGACGTCGGTCGTCGACGGGCTCGTTTTCGTCGCCATGCTATCCTTGATCGGGTTCACGATGGGGATTCCATTCTCGTCATCCGCGCCACGAACCGCACAGCCTACCACCAGGTCACAAAGGCCGATCTCCTGTCCGGCGGTGTTGAAGACATAATCCTCTCCGGGCAGCCCCAGGCGAAACACGAAAACTTCTGCGCTCGCCGCATCAAGATCCCAGATCGAAATCGGCAGAATGTATTTGAGGCTGATGAAATTGCAGATATCGACCGGCCAGTTTACGCGCGGGAAGGAATCGGGTTGGCTCGCAGCTCGCAGCAAGTATTCGCTGGCAGGTTTGCCGCGTCCGGTAGGTTTGTAGGTCCCGTTCCGAAGCATGTTTCGAGATTCGGCTCGTACGTTTTCGAGCTCGCCAGTGACACCGTCCGCGCGTTCCGAGATCAGGTCAGACAGTGAGTCGTCAAACATATCGTCCTGATATCCGGTCACGATACCGCGCGCGCGGACGATACCGAGTACGACCCGATCGACGCGATTGTGAACGACTATTTCTGTTGATGCATCAGTCACGACGAGACCTTCTCTTCAGCGGCCGACAAAGAATCGTCGGCCGGTTTTGA is a genomic window containing:
- the lptC gene encoding LPS export ABC transporter periplasmic protein LptC, which gives rise to MLERTEHTMASLRGSAILAAVLFATLSGCERRSPEMTAPREADLAEQPAHESWGTEFYVSEEAVPLVVITAPYTRQYDYKDSTLTVLSATEAERVVATVFDDDGRKSSTVTADEIRYVEQSRRFEAYGAVVVLAESGKRLETEHLNWDEESDMIRAPGFARIYTPDENIQGYELEATENLSSYSLASVTGQVYVDE